The Triticum aestivum cultivar Chinese Spring chromosome 6D, IWGSC CS RefSeq v2.1, whole genome shotgun sequence genomic sequence GCTCGCGACGGTCGAAAACGAACCGGTCACCGGGACGGGATATGTACCACCACCACGGCACCACCTCGGCAACCGAGCCGTTGCTCTCTCTCCTCTTTATAAAGCACTGGTGCACCACACGCTCGCCACTTGCTCGCGCTCTCCCTCGCCCACGTTTCCCCGGCCGGCACAGGCTAAAAGCTAAGCCAGGACCAGCGCCCAGCTCTGGTCACGGGGAGCGTGTGTGCCGGTGTGCGGCTGCGGCGGGCCGGAGTGAGCGAGGATGGGGAACTGccaggcggcggaggtggcggcggcggtggtgcagcACCCGGGCGGGCGGGTGGAGCGGCTCTACTGGTCCACCCCCGCTGCGGAGGTGATGCGCGCCAACCCGGGCCACTACGTCGCGCTCGTCACGCTCCGGGTCGCCGAGGAGCGCCAGgacgccgacggcggcggcgcgcgccgCACCGTGCGCCTCACCCGCGTCAAGCTCCTCAAGCCCAAGGAGACGCTGCTCCTCGGCCACGTCTACCGCCTCATCACCGCCAACGGTAAGCTTCGAGTCTCCGATTCTCGTCCTCTGCCTCTTCTCCTCCATGCTGTGCCCACTGCTAACATGGCATGGAAAAATGGTGCGTGCAGAGGTGACCAAGGCGGTGCAGGCGAGGAAGGAGGAGAAGCTGAGGAAGGCgcggcagcagctgcagcagctggaGTCGTCGACGCGGCAGAGCAAGCTGCGGCCGGCGGCCGACGGTGACGacgtcgacgacgacgacgacgaggccaGCTTGGATGAGAGTCTCGATCAGGTGGTTACATGGACTTGAGCTCTATTCAATCCAActacttttctctctctctctctctctcccccgatgCCGCCATGCACGTTCTCTGCATGATTGATGCGCCTTTAATTGCCTTCTCTCCAAGGGTTACTAGTTAGTTGTTCCTCGCGATTCTCACGTCTTCCTCAGTTCGTCCACACACAACACTGTAGGTCTTCAGCTTATTAGAAAAGATGGATTTTATCTGGGTAATCGCCATTAGAATTTTGGCAGCTGCAAAATCTGCCTAGTTTCGGCAGAAATCGTTAGCATTTAGCTAAATGGAGAGAATCAGTTTGGAGTACCTGACAATTCTCAATCCCAGTTGACATGCATAAAACAAGATGTGGTCCTGTGGACCCAACTGATTGATGCCATGTACCGTCCACAGGGGAATTTAATGCTTAAAATAGGGGATGCAGAATGATAAAACAATCATGATGATAAATAAAATAGTGAAGAGTCGCAACTAGTGTCAGGAGCAAAGAATCGTCTGCGAGATCCCTTTCTGCTTCCGTTCTGAACCGCGGCAACATGCAAATGTTCCATCTTCTGATTACTCTACACCTGTGACTGCAGTTGGCACGCCAGGACGGAGGAGATGGCCACCGGAGCTCCGGCGCCCGGCACCGGCAATGGCGGCCCTCGCTGCACAGCATCGACGAGGCCGCGAGCTGATGCCCGGCCATACATAGCCCTCGGTGGATCTTCTGTATTTTCGGCGTCCACCCGGCTTCAACAGATTAATCTAGCTCGTGTTTATGGTTTGCTGCCACATCTGTGTTGGATCGACACCCCGATACGAGCGGGCCGCTTCTGAAGCGACTCCGTCGATCGGAGCGTGTCCTGTGTCTTTGTACATTTTCAGGGTTTCTCGTCAGGGTCTGTTAGTGAGAGCGAGActgcctttttctttctttctcttgaTACATTTGCACCTGATTAAGATGCATGAAAGAAGTTCAGAACACGACTAGCTAAAATATCCATACAAGAGATGATGCCATGTTCATAGCCTCTGAGGAGTGATGACACTTCCTCCGTGTTTTGTTGTTGCATCTCTTGGCGCCGAGTTCTCAATCATAAGCACGGTGCCGGCTGCGGGCGCACCTGCAAGCTGCGGCTGCAGGTGGTGGGGTGGAATCAGTCGTCTGATGAGAGCCTTTTGGGCTGGAAGCTCGTTGAGCAGATTCGCGTCGGCGCTGCGCATTAGTTTAGTTTAAGCTCCTGCGAAGAGAGTTTAAAATTTTGACGCCCACGATACCCAAGCTCTGTGTGTCTGTTTGGCGCTTTGGCGTTTGGCACCGGTGGTTGGTCACATGCTCTCTGTGGGGCGTGGGCTGCGatatgctgctgctgctgatgatgatgaacaacacAGGAGATGACATTTCCACCGTAGATTAATGGCCAAGCTGTTAGTTACTCCTACTTGTTGCTGACCACAATTAGTGACAATTGAATACTGGCAGCATCAGCTGCTGTGCTTACCACTAGTTAATGTGGCCGGCACCAAATCGATCCACCCAGCCTCCAATGGCGGGGTGAGTTCCTCCGTAAGTGGCAGCTTTTGGCCACTAATGCACGCATCAACCGTATGTGGCAAGCTTGGCGGTGGCCGGTGGCCGCTTTGTCCATCAAAAGGCCAATTATGCAGGGTAATCATATGCTTTGGAGATCGCCTGCAGGCTGCGCCCGAGCCCGCGGTCGGAAATGAAATCTTCGCTTTAGCTTGGATTTAGATTGTGTTTCTGCGCAAAAGTTACTTGTACGTGCGTGCTTTCCTTGATCGTCAGAGCCCTGAACGAAGCTGGCTACAGGTTGGAAGGACGACGACGATGAGTTTAGCTCGTGTCATGTGCCGTGGAGAAGTGCCACCGGCGGACTTGGCCTGGCATATCGGGCAAGCTATCTCATGCTTGGCAACGGAGTACGAACTGGTACTTGCTGGAGTACAAATCGAGACGGCTGGAGCACGTACGGAGCTACGTGCAGCAACCAACGGCTAGCATTGCCATATCTCCAGTGTACATCTTTCCCTTTCCTCAAACACACGGCACACTCAAGCGCGTGCCTCAAATTCACGGAGTACGCACGAATTTCCGCGTGTGGCCTCCACGAAAACTCAAACGTGTGCTCGGTTCGGGCCGGTGACGATGTGTGGCACGTAGGCACGACAACACGTGGATTTCCCGCCATTCGATTGCTTCGCATTTCGAAATTTAGTTTGGACTTTGCAAGAGGGACCGGTGAGGAGCGGCTAGAGGCTCCCTGCCCGCGTGCTGACGGCGGCATTCATCTTCACGGGAGGCTCCATAGGGTTCCAGTCAGCTTCGAGATTGGGGTGACGCGACTTTCGATGAAAATCGCCCCGACTGTGGTCATGGCGGAGGATGACGGCGTCTGTGACGTCGTTCCCTtatcgaggcatcgtcgttgcaggttGTGACACCGCGCTCGGGTTGCTCCgggggaaaaccctagatctggatctcCTGGATCGGACGATGACGGGATCTTCAGTGTCGTTTTCCTTCTTGGGGGGCATCGTTTTGGGGCATGAGCTGGCTGAAGGAGACAAGAGGAGGTGCGGTGTTTCATCTACTACAAAGCCGATGGCGGGTCTCGGCAGCGTAGCGCAGCGGAGTTTCAGCGACGGGTGCGTGTGGATGAACGCGTGCAAGAGGGTGACACTGGCGTCGTGGTGGCATTGACAGCAGTACGGCTTTGGCAAGGTAAATGTGTTGATCGTTCCTAAAGGTGGGACGGCGGAAGATGGCGGTGGCACATCCAGAGCATGCGCATGCGATGCGTGCTGAGGGTCGGCCAGACCGGATGGTGCTCTCGACACGATGTGGGGTAGGTGTGAGGCCACCAGATTATATTGTGCACTTTCATATGGTTCGGACACGTTATCAAGAGTGTAGGTGTGCGACTTTGTTCGCCCGATAGGAGGCCTCGGGTTGATCCATGTATTCATGTTGTCAGACTCTGTTGAATAATACTCCCTTCATAAAAaagtataagagcgtttagatcatgaTCTAAACGCCCTTATGTTTCTTTACAGAGAGAGTAATTAAGATAGTTGTATGCATCGGTTGATGCAGAGGTcaggggtaatcctccttttcaaaaaaatgaCCCCTTCTTTTCTACGGCAAAGTACTCTCTATTGCAAGGTGATCAACATATTATCTTTTACAAGAGTATCAATAATCTCTACAGGCGGATCTTTCATCCACCCCGCACACACCTTAATTCTACCTAATTTGGCTAAATCATGGGCAACATAATTAGTCTCTTCAAGAGCATGCTAAAAAATAGTATGCTGAAAATCACACGCAAGGTTATATATATCATCAAAAATTGATGCCGATAGACCGAAGGAGCGACATCCATTCTTCATTGTCTCTATCACCTCGATGTTGTCGGAGTTCACCTGTGTGCGGTTACAGCCGACTGTAATTGCCAAACTGCAAACTAAGACCAAATTATAAGGCCAGTGCGTCGGCCATAAGCCCATCTCCGCACCAATCGATTTCCCCATTTCCTGCCGCGATGAATATGCCATTCAAGTCTCTGATGACAACGCCATATGAGGCCTTGAGTAAGTCTGGGTCAAAAGCCTCATCCACGTTTTTCTGAGGGAATTGACAATAGGAGAGAACTCCTACCGTGTCTTCATATATCTATATAAATAggatgtttacatagacatacaTACACATTTTACAAACATGATACATCCACTTTCTGGTGTCACCACCAGGAGAGTGGAATCTAGCACATCTCTACACTTTTTGTTAAACTATGTTGTACAAGAAAATGGATCTAGAGCAAGTGTGACCTAGTCAAGCGTGGCACAGTAGGAGTAGGGCCGCTCTACGAGCTACTTTGAACCTATGTTGCAACAGTCCAAGATCTTCCTTGAAGCGCGTATGCCAGGATCCAATGGTGGGATTGACTCCTCTAAAGTGCTTGTTATTTCTTTCTTTCCACAGACTCCAAGTAGCAGTtaggaatgttggggaacgtagtatttcaaaaaaattcctacgatcacgcaagatctatctatgagaagcatagcaatgagcggggagagtgtgtccacgtaccctcgtagaccgaaagcggaagcgtttagtaacgcggttgatgtagtcgaacgtcttcgcgattcaactgatccaagtaccgaacgcacggcacctccgcgatctgcacacgttcagctcggtgacgtccctcgaactctagatccagctgaggccgagggagagttccgtcagcacgacggcatggtgacagtgatgatgaagttaccggcgcagggcttcgcctaagcactacgacgatatgaccgaggtgtaaaactgtggaggggggcactgcacacggctaaagatcaacttgtgtgtctatggggtgccccctgatgaggacatagacctggggtagggtaataggcctgacctatacgccctacctaaggtccttgtcctagaagcaaagaagtaaGAGTAAATAGAGggggcccaacaaaggtgtcgagtgcaatccactcgacttaccattcactcggagacccctccttATTTAGGTgactcgaccactaaaccactcgacaTACCGAAGATCTAAAGTCGctcagcacagcaacggtcggacgtTTATTCATAGACTTAAGgatcatttataacactttattacggacgttacctgtaacgtcccttctttatgtacattgaacccttggtAACGGGggatggccggggtcctggcgcactctatataagccaccgccctcctctgagacaagggttcacacccctgtaaacacacacatacataatccagtcgaccgcctccgggctccgagacgtagggctgttacttcttccgagaagggcctgaactcgtaaaactcgtgtgtacaacttcgccattgctaggatcttgcctctccgtacttacccccctattctactgtcagtcttagtaccacgacagttggcgcccaccgtgggtcaggtgtcttagcgacttattggagaagttgcgattttttcgatccccatcatcatggtttctggtggaggattggccgagggccgcgagatccgtctcggcgcgctcatgttcgtcgccgacgactcggcttggctccaagaggctccactcgacgtcgaggcgctccccgtccgcggggcaacgaactttcgcgcgtgcgtctgcggcgtccttcttcggcagccgtcgactcagtatcggtcggctcctatgGCGTCCTCGCTCCCTGCTGctcgccggcgcaagcgttccggtcggtcgcggctccagcggtgggtgaggcacgcggtggctcgccagtcggccaccccacaagttgcgggaatcgagcccgacgaaactctctacggcctgttcgtctggctccgtcgagactgcatccgagtgcgacagcagtgatcccgcggcggaagtcctgatggtcaacggaccgcgcagtcctcctggcttcccccgcgacgacggtggcgatggcggcggcgatccgtcgcacgtCCACGAGGAGTGCCGCcctgagcccctctcttcgcagcagagggaggagcttcgccgccgtaacatggatgcacttcacactcctatcgttggagaaacccccgaggcccgggccttggaggaggcgcgcctggccaacttggctgagcgcactcgactggagaacctccagcacgcactcgacgagcgtgctcggcagcggattcctgagtccagtcgacgacaactttttccgcctccaactcaggtataccgaactccgattcagaatctcacagctgcagcccgaatagtagagtcgattcagccttcccagtcagaagctgacagaggtttgatgcagatccgggctttactccgggcagcgggagagcagaatacaacagtgtctcagtcgcggaataggattcatagcaaaTCTGTGATgacagacacagttcagtcggctcacagcccaagatcgcctccaaggcgtgagggacgtggagatcggcgagatcagtacagaaaccgtgagcagtatgatcaccgactcgaccatgatgatcgtcgtcgagtgcccacgcctcccccaaggagtgggtcatacgtgcctcggcagcacGATGACAGATGCCCTCACaatggtgggcgaaggattccagtcgaccccccagagtcgggctttgatgcgagatctattctcgttcagggtctggttgacaggaacagagctcacagagaaggtcatgacagagactatccgactggcagcagagtgcatgtctcaggcccagagtgtttcagcagagccatcagggatgcagtgattcctcccaacttcaggttggcgactggagtcagcaagttcactggtgagtccaagcctgacacttggcttgaggactaccgagtgtctgttcagattggcggcggcaatgatgaagtggccatgaagcaccttcctctgatgttggagggctcggccagagcgtggttgaatcagttagcacctggcagcatatatagttgggatgaactcgcccgagtgtttgttagaacctttgaaggtacatgcaaacggccagcaggtttaacagagttgcagtcctgtgtgcagaaaccgaatgagaccttgagagattatatccagaggtggatcacattgcatcacacagtggagaatgtgtcagatcaccaagcagtttgtgccttcaaggagggtgttaagtatcgagaattgaacctgaagttcggtcggacatgAGATAtgtccctgagtcggatgatggagatcgccaccaagtatgccaatggtgaagaggaggaccgactccggagtggcaagcacaaaacagtcgcccaagaaaccggtggagggaattccagtcggaagcagaaacgcaaggccgagccagcagctcctggtgaagctttagttgtggcccaagggaagttcaaggggaagcccaaaaggccatggaaccctaagaaagtgaaagatcaagatggaaatgatgtgttggatttaccgtgccacattcacaccaaaaaagatgaagagggtaatttcatttaccctaaacataccactcgacagtgtcggctcctgatccagcagttccgagagaaacaacccaaggataaggaaaaggagtcggataaGGGTGAGGATAAataagaagaagatgatggtttccccaacgtaaattccactctgatgatttttgctgatgttgagagcaaaagtcgactgaaaatcattaacagagaagtgaacatggtcgctccggcgacacccagttatttgaagtggtcccagactgccattacattcgaacagtctgatcacccagcgcgcatagccacccctgggaggcaagcgttggtggtcgacccagttgttgaaggcactcggctGACTAAGGTactaatggatggtggcagtggcctgaatatactttatgctgaaaccttgaaagggatgggcattccggtgtccaaactcagtgaaagcaatatgagtttccatggggttatacctggcaagaaggctgaatcactcggccagatcgccctcgatgtggttttcggtgattccaagaattaccgcaaggaaaagttgacatttgaagtcgtggatttctagagtgcttatcatgctattctgggtatgcctgcttatgcacgttttatggctcgaccatgttacgtatacctcaaattgaagatgcctggtcccacaggagtgatcactatcactggcaatcggcagaaggcagaagagtgcttctagaagggctcaaagatcgccgatgcacaaatggcagtagtagaattgcaagagtatcagaaaaatgcagatccgagtgatttgctacgagccaagaagcctgccacagactctacatttcagtcgtccggtgaagcgaagccgattcacattcacccgaccgatcccaatgctgctccgactcacatctcaacaacgctcgacagcaaataggaagaagcgctcatccagttcctccatgagaactgggacatctttgcatggaaaccttctgacgtgccgggtgttcccagggggctggctgagcaccgtttatgagtcgacccaaaagtgaaaccagtcaaggaacatcttcgatggtccgccgtacagaagagaaaagcaattggtgaagaagtggctcggctcctggcagctgagttcatccgagagatttaccactccgagtggctcgccaatgttgtcatggtccccaagaaggacgactcacttcgcatgtgcattgacttcaagcatatcaatcgggcctgcccgaaagatcattttcctctcccccgcatcgatcaaatagtcgactcgactgcggggtgtgagcgcttgtcctttttggacgcctattccgggtatcatcagatccgactgtatggacccgatgagataaaaacaactttcatcactccattcgggtgcttctgttatgtcaccatgccattcggcctcaagaacgcaggagccacattc encodes the following:
- the LOC123145519 gene encoding uncharacterized protein, which codes for MGNCQAAEVAAAVVQHPGGRVERLYWSTPAAEVMRANPGHYVALVTLRVAEERQDADGGGARRTVRLTRVKLLKPKETLLLGHVYRLITANEVTKAVQARKEEKLRKARQQLQQLESSTRQSKLRPAADGDDVDDDDDEASLDESLDQLARQDGGDGHRSSGARHRQWRPSLHSIDEAAS